Proteins from one Podospora pseudoanserina strain CBS 124.78 chromosome 1, whole genome shotgun sequence genomic window:
- a CDS encoding hypothetical protein (EggNog:ENOG503PWYV), producing the protein MKLTSGLALVAATFRLALASQPTFETLVSREINLLQRTEYDICQADCSLAGVSFPDKNTLQLPLEDYYSERCPEIFLGNYDNPKGKSTVCLDFAGPYLTFTFNPFPGHTTTSAQVTWGLKGNPLYPAGYKPPPPTRAVQCTPGQDGTFLCKVPFNEIINASSHAEIKHLLEGMCPNGDEAGLTLYLQFAGSVIVPDSHEPIHFQQQFPCKPGGRNKHGICTSYDCDYDYFEITYRCSKCLVAPCHATCDTTPAYGYQSPRNSHDLNTQKGTDCKSSWGWYETPSIHDLRRGIHGHLYIQEKGKYYERIGSWAATINALKKLDVRLKITPGLKYVIEKVNINLSCLPITTCKSDSFTYTKDVLGGLQEYDTDGIHYPACGRRSRVYLIVSADVGNQDGVCERPHHDEPSHNGKPHDDKPSHSDKPAHDGQPHDGKPHDGGSPNDKPHHDQPSHHGQPSHHGGLPHHGGLPHHGGLPHHGGLPHHGGLPHHGGLPHHGGLTHHEGPLHHHKLHDGTPSHDKKRSRD; encoded by the coding sequence ATGAAGCTCACCTCGGGTTTGGCGCTTGTTGCCGCAACCTTCCGGCTTGCCTTGGCCTCTCAGCCAACCTTTGAGACTCTTGTTTCCAGGGAGATCAACCTTCTCCAACGGACCGAGTACGACATCTGCCAGGCAGACTGTAGTCTAGCCGGCGTTTCATTCCCTGACAAGAACACTCTTCAGCTACCACTTGAGGACTACTACTCTGAGAGATGTCCTGAGATTTTCCTTGGCAATTACGACAATCCCAAGGGGAAATCGACAGTCTGTCTTGATTTTGCTGGACCGTATTTGaccttcaccttcaacccATTTCCCggccacaccaccacatctGCCCAGGTCACCTGGGGACTCAAGGGCAACCCTCTCTACCCAGCTGGAtacaaaccaccaccacccacaagaGCTGTTCAGTGTACACCAGGTCAGGATGGCACTTTCCTGTGCAAGGTTCCTTTCAACGAAATTATTAATGCTTCCAGCCATGCCGAGATCAAACACCTTCTTGAGGGCATGTGCCCCAACGGCGACGAAGCGGGCCTCACCCTCTATCTCCAATTCGCCGGAAGCGTTATTGTACCTGATTCACACGAACCGATTCATTTCCAACAACAGTTTCCCTGCAAGCCCGGCGGTCGTAACAAACACGGCATATGCACCTCCTACGACTGTGACTACGACTATTTCGAGATCACCTACCGTTGCAGCAAGTGCCTAGTTGCCCCTTGCCATGCAACATGCGATACGACACCTGCTTACGGCTATCAGAGCCCTCGAAACTCCCATGATCTCAACACACAGAAGGGCACAGATTGCAAGAGCAGCTGGGGTTGGTATGAGACGCCCAGTATTCACGACCTCAGAAGGGGCATACACGGCCATCTCTACATCCAAGAAAAGGGCAAGTACTACGAGAGGATTGGCAGCTGGGCTGCTACCATCAACGCcctgaagaagctggacGTCAGGCTCAAGATTACACCTGGCCTGAAGTACGTCATTGAAAaagtcaacatcaacctctcctgCCTCCCCATTACGACCTGCAAATCGGATTCTTTCACGTACACCAAGGATGTGCTCGGAGGCCTTCAAGAGTACGACACGGACGGCATCCACTACCCTGCGTGCGGCCGGCGCTCTAGGGTTTACTTGATCGTTTCGGCGGATGTTGGGAATCAAGACGGTGTATGCGAGCGTCCACATCATGATGAGCCTTCCCACAATGGAAAGCCACACGACGACAAGCCGTCGCACAGCGATAAGCCTGCTCATGACGGTCAGCCCCACGACGGGAAGCCACATGATGGAGGGTCGCCCAATGATAAGCCTCACCACGACCAACCCTCTCACCACGGGCAGCCCTCTCACCACGGCGGGCTCCCTCACCACGGCGGGCTCCCTCACCACGGCGGGCTCCCTCACCACGGCGGGCTCCCTCATCACGGCGGGCTCCCTCACCACGGCGGACTCCCTCACCATGGCGGGCTCACTCATCACGAAGggccccttcaccaccacaaactcCATGATGGCACACCTTCTCACGACAAGAAGCGTTCCCGTGATTAA
- a CDS encoding hypothetical protein (COG:E; EggNog:ENOG503P24X) encodes MATTTSQPSTKEIIIGEVIEALGEHALDTVSPSDKVPSLPKEDTSHDDDFFPHCITQQPIPKPFRGPGAPHNIMVGLEKECPRWAPGSVIRWVALTEGFKTPTDATYAATHLNLACQKWNDLSIGVTFEWVKDTKDATFALCHGGDSGGTLASAFFPNANDLNMMLVYNPAFSMLRWKANLWKIFTHELGHVLGLRHEFALDVNPETGTVFEAAASVQLGPRNEKSVMNYSRTPPEIQTSDVESTRAFYALREGEGGAPAMVGLTEVVDYVPM; translated from the exons atGGCTACCACAACCTCGCAACCCTCCACCAAGGAGATCATCATCGGAGAAGTCATCGAAGCCCTTGGTGAACACGCCCTTGACACTGTCTCCCCTTCTGACAAAGTCCCTTCCCTGCCCAAAGAAGATACCTCTCACGACGATGACTTCTTCCCCCACTGCATAACCCAGCAGCCCATCCCCAAGCCCTTCCGCGGACCCGGTGCACCCCACAACATCATGGTCGGTCTGGAGAAGGAGTGCCCTCGATGGGCCCCTGGGTCAGTCATCAGATG GGTCGCCCTAACCGAAGGCTTCAAAACCCCCACCGACGCCACCTATGCAGCaacccacctcaacctcgcctgCCAGAAATGGAACGATCTCTCCATCGGCGTCACCTTCGAATGGGTCAAAGACACCAAAGACGCCACCTTTGCCCTCTGCCACGGCGGCGACAGCGGCGGcaccctcgcctccgccttcttccccaacgCCAACGACTTGAACATGATGCTGGTCTACAACCCGGCCTTCTCCATGCTCCGGTGGAAGGCAAACCTGTGGAAGATCTTCACCCACGAGCTCGGGCATGTTTTGGGTCTGAGGCATGAGTTTGCGTTGGATGTGAACCCGGAGACGGGGACGGTGTTTgaggcggcggcgtcggTGCAGTTGGGGCCGAGGAATGAGAAGTCGGTTATGAACTATTCGAGGACGCCGCCCGAGATTCAGACGAGTGATGTTGAGTCGACGAGGGCGTTTTAtgcgttgagggagggggagggaggggcgCCTgcgatggtggggttgacggaggtggtggattaTGTGCCCATGTAG
- a CDS encoding hypothetical protein (EggNog:ENOG503PDV6; COG:S) — translation MAPYNVRMVFPTAVLAVNSVGLLLSFTAVALRFYSQSLRGTKMGLSEYSIIASWLFTFGLVVSENFTVTHGGQFITIGVCGSLSVTLVKISLLSYFLTVFSAYYWFVICDYVLLFLTTCYGIAFVIVSLAGCRPFSANWDKLSNPDFVCIETSNFYVAQTGVGAILDCLILLLPGGVILGLRSMRRRRKICGVSITRLVYNNMEEWMATNFTEYAGIAALLGALEANLSIVCACMPAMPALYHKVRGRWRRDGLEEGKLGGNDSDGGGKVEAVESEKMADTRDIESRRLREEGDKLYPLSVTQKTVVTRTDRDREVEAGETGGTELWAGPGVVDLDMLDLPRMNRVQTGSEAGQGLPESPCWGVNQARKWMR, via the exons ATGGCCCCCTACAATGTCCGGATGGTGTTCCCTACCGCGGTTCTAGCGGTGAACAGCGTCGGATTACTCCTGTCCTTCACGGCAGTGGCATTGAGGTTCTACTCGCAGTCCCTGCGCGGCACCAAGATGGGACTGTCAGAGTACTCTATCATAGCATCATGG CTCTTCACCTTCGGCCTCGTCGTCTCGGAAAACTTCACCGTCACCCACGGCGGC CaattcatcaccatcggcgTCTGCGGCTCATTATCAGTAACCCTAGTCAAAATCTCCCTCCTGTCCTACTTTTTGACAGTCTTCTCGGCCTACTACTGGTTTGTCATTTGCGATTacgtcctcctcttcctcacgACCTGCTACGGGATCGCCTTTGTGATTGTCTCGTTGGCTGGTTGCCGCCCGTTTAGCGCAAACTGGGATAAACTCTCGAACCCGGACTTCGTGTGCATTGAGACGAGCAACTTTTATGTGGCGCagacgggggtgggggcgATATTGGATTGCTTgattttgctgctgccgggggGTGTgattttggggttgaggagtatgaggaggaggaggaa AATCTGTGGGGTTTCGATTACGAGGCTGGTTTACAATAATATGGAGGAGTGGATGGCTACTAACTTTACGGAATACGCTGGGATAGCGGCGTTGCtgggggcgttggaggcgaATTTGAGTATTGTTTGTGCTTGTATGCCTGCTATGCCGGCGCTGTATCACAAGGTgaggggacggtggaggagggatggtctggaggaggggaagttgggggGGAATGAtagtgatggtggggggaaggTTGAGGCGGTTGAGAGTGAAAAGATGGCTGATACAAGGGATATTGAAAGtaggaggttgagggaggagggggataagcTTTATCCATTGAGTGTTACCCAAAAGACGGTAGTCACTAGGACTGACAGAGATAGAGAGGTGGAAGCTGGTGAGACAGGGGGAACGGAGTTATGGGCtgggccgggggtggtggatttggatATGCTGGACTTGCCGAGAATGAATAGGGTCCAGACTGGGAGTGAAGCAGGTCAGGGATTGCCAGAGTCACCTTGTTGGGGAGTTAATCAGGCGAGGAAGTGGATGAGGTGA
- a CDS encoding hypothetical protein (EggNog:ENOG503NY7N; COG:P; COG:Q), which yields MASNVAPWDDVKYLTDDEINSFLDDLDHNNDGLIDYSEVEQKLDKVHEEIAPKALPHHLHHDSREDLDRHAFLRAIIKSDKNRIPRAEFAETVKSWKIPSMKQDQANDSEQKDYMRKMGIWRRAKSYWAVHGPEIAFIGLVVAMQLAFGVWQFVKYLTGEYYTRGFGWGVVLAKTCAGALYPTFFFLILSMSRYFSTFLRRSYYISRFINWDLSQEFHIRISCVALVLASLHAIGHLGGSFVWGSRKENEDAVAILLGPDAVPRPYINYVRSLPGFTGLTALGLFYLLSLLSTPPVRKWNYEVFQMGHLLMYPIIGLLMAHGTAGLLQWPMFGYWLAFPTLLVLTERIVRLLVGFHKISAALQVLDSETVAIRAKIPSERIWKYNAGQYVFLQVPALSFFQWHPFTVSTCIGNEMQLHIKTDGNWTRRLRDLAGKDGIAQIQIGINGPFGAPAQRFYDFSHTIVVGAGIGVTPFSGILTDLQEKDDKAHNGPGLDAPITAGGRSTSHGSHLIGPGEDGLQDSSVRDREKVSAGAPIEDANHRETLTKGGNETDNHPSDYRRVDFHWSVRDKNNLLWLSDLLNRVSRSQQWHAQHHKEEHGPHLDIRIHTHVTQKRNNIATHVYRWLLEMHRTPEHPASPLTGLLNATHFGRPDFIRILDRHYEEMKGYKAELVRKDKEKWEDEEFKVGVFFCGTPIVGEILADRCRLLSARGRTDGSKIEYHFMMEVFN from the coding sequence ATGGCTTCCAACGTCGCACCATGGGATGACGTCAAGTACTTGACGGACGACGAGATCAACTCTTTtctcgacgacctcgaccACAACAATGACGGGTTAATTGACTACAGCGAAGTCGAGCAGAAGCTGGATAAGGTCCATGAGGAGATTGCTCCCAAGGCACTTCcacaccatcttcaccatgacAGTCGAGAGGACTTGGACCGTCATGCATTCCTCCGCGCCATTATCAAGTCAGACAAAAACCGGATCCCGCGCGCCGAGTTCGCCGAAACGGTCAAGAGCTGGAAGATTCCCAGCATGAAACAGGACCAGGCGAATGACAGCGAGCAAAAGGACTACATGCGCAAGATGGGCATCTGGAGACGAGCGAAGTCTTACTGGGCTGTTCATGGGCCAGAAATCGCCTTTATTGGGCTGGTAGTGGCTATGCAGCTTGCTTTTGGGGTTTGGCAGTTTGTCAAGTACCTCACTGGAGAGTACTACACACGCGGTTTTGGTTGGGGCGTGGTGCTGGCCAAGACTTGCGCTGGTGCTCTTTATCcgaccttcttctttctgATTCTCAGCATGTCGCGGTATTTCTCGACATTTCTTCGACGGTCGTACTACATCTCAAGGTTCATCAACTGGGATTTGTCCCAAGAGTTCCACATCAGGATTTCGTGTGTGGCTCTTGTGCTCGCAAGTCTTCATGCAATTGGACACCTGGGAGGCTCTTTTGTTTGGGGCAGCAGGAAGGAAAACGAAGATGCCGTGGCTATCTTGCTGGGACCAGATGCTGTGCCACGGCCGTATATTAACTACGTTAGGTCCTTGCCTGGGTTCACTGGTCTTACTGCTTTGGGCTTGTTTTATCTTCTTTCACTGCTGAGTACTCCTCCAGTCAGAAAGTGGAACTATGAAGTCTTCCAAATGGGCCATCTTCTGATGTATCCCATTATTGGGTTATTGATGGCCCACGGCACCGCAGGGCTACTTCAGTGGCCCATGTTTGGGTACTGGCTTGCCTTCCCCACGCTCTTGGTTCTTACAGAAAGAATTGTGCGGCTACTGGTTGGTTTTCACAAAATCAGCGCTGCTCTTCAGGTTCTAGACAGCGAAACCGTCGCGATCAGAGCCAAGATTCCAAGTGAAAGAATTTGGAAATACAATGCTGGACAGTATGTCTTCTTGCAGGTCCCGGCCCTGAGCTTCTTTCAGTGGCATCCTTTCACAGTATCCACATGTATCGGTAATGAAATGCAGCTTCATATCAAAACCGACGGGAACTGGACACGCAGACTCCGTGACCTGGCTGGAAAAGATGGCATAGCACAGATTCAGATTGGCATCAACGGCCCATTTGGGGCACCAGCACAGCGCTTTTACGACTTCAGCCACAccattgttgttggtgccggTATTGGTGTCACCCCCTTCAGCGGTATCCTTACGGACTTGCAAGAGAAAGACGACAAAGCTCACAATGGCCCGGGTCTGGATGCTCCAATCACTGCAGGTGGAAGATCAACATCCCATGGCTCCCACCTCATCGGCCCTGGGGAGGATGGCTTGCAGGATTCGTCTGTCAGGGACAGGGAGAAGGTCTCTGCTGGAGCCCCTATAGAAGACGCCAACCACCGGGAGACGCTCACCAAGGGAGGCAACGAGACGGACAACCACCCATCAGACTATCGCCGCGTTGACTTCCATTGGAGTGTCAGAGACAAGAACAACCTCCTCTGGCTATCCGATCTCCTAAACCGGGTTTCTCGCTCCCAGCAGTGGCACGCTCAGCACCATAAGGAGGAGCACGGCCCGCATCTCGACATTAGAATCCACACCCACGTCACTCAGAAAAGGAACAACATCGCCACGCATGTATACCGCTGGTTGCTGGAAATGCATCGTACTCCTGAGCACCCAGCCAGCCCGTTGACCGGACTGCTGAACGCAACACACTTCGGCAGACCAGACTTTATCAGGATTTTGGATAGGCATTatgaggagatgaaggggtaCAAGGCTGAACTCGTAAGGAAAGACAAGGAAAagtgggaggatgaggagttcAAGGTCggggttttcttttgtgggACACCGATTGTTGGGGAGATCTTGGCTGATAGGTGTCGCTTGTTGAGTGCGAGGGGAAGGACGGATGGGAGTAAGATCGAATATCATTTTATGATGGAGGTGTTTAACTAG
- a CDS encoding hypothetical protein (EggNog:ENOG503P1EI; COG:S; antiSMASH:Cluster_1), translating into MTTEVQELSVETLGHEPTGWDYDHENDPNAPPNIEAELEKLQPDHGHNDYSQLVAIPISEEEIEAASKIDYVKWKQERAAHPHKDGSFEYAEHSYLGDSLTLAWDDGQSYVAKYKPFTLPNGLEVTYGQINGLAGDFYGTVNPISDGRDLQDQRQRFLRAWYWLAMDTTRNPTEAQKILNTLSTEVDMVQAALDKGQDPSTVYPNIPDVNVQLQLYTITRPDECPSYLGLAKINWDHFGADARTAYNACHSVALQVAAGGNLQLAYAMNAFGDHFLQDSFAAGHMRTPRRKLHDSVGAADLCAKYMHDEDNAIGLSVKSPIGRAWHTFGDKKLLDKEDIANKNEAWNAVRASADEIYTAWKTKVVPQYPKYAAWNYAPILSEVSSIVAPLFRPDGQRRADIRKRCQAKYTNNYWYWSTASDCALSRLWDYPIKPTADCNI; encoded by the exons ATGACGACCGAAGTGCAAGAGCT GAGCGTGGAGACTCTCGGTCACGAGCCCACTGGGTGGGACTACGACCACGAGAACGACCCCAACGCCCCACCCAACATCGAAGCTGAGTTGGAGAAGCTTCAGCCAGACCATGGCCACAACGACTACTCCCAGCTCGTGGCCATTCCTAtctctgaggaggagattgaggccGCTTCCAAGATTGACTATGTCAAATGGAAGCAGGAGCGCGCCGCACACCCGCACAAGG ACGGCAGCTTCGAGTATGCCGAGCATAGCTACCTGGGTGACTCGCTTACCTTGGCTTGGGATGACGGACAGTCCTATGTTGCGAAGTATAAGCCTTTCACCCTCCCGAACGGGCTGGAGGTGACATATGGCCAGATCAACGGGCTGGCTGGTGACTTCTACGGCACTGTCAACCCCATCAGTGATGGCAGGGATTTACAGGACCAACGCCAGCGTTTCCTGCGGGCGTGGTACTGGCTCGCCATGGACACCACCCGTAACCCAACCGAGGCGCAAAAAATCCTCAACACGCTCTCGACTGAGGTTGATATGGTCCAAGCCGCACTGGACAAGGGACAGGACCCATCGACTGTGTACCCCAACATCCCAGACGTCAACGTCCAGCTACAGCTCTACACCATAACCCGTCCCGATGAGTGCCCTAGCTACCTTGGTTTGGCCAAGATCAACTGGGATCACTTCGGCGCCGACGCCCGCACAGCCTACAACGCCTGCCACTCCGTCGCCCTGCAGGTCGCCGCCGGTGGAAACCTCCAGCTTGCCTACGCGATGAACGCCTTCGGAGATCACTTCCTCCAAGACTCCTTCGCAGCCGGTCACATGCGCACCCCGAGACGCAAGCTCCACGACAGCGTTGGCGCGGCTGACCTATGCGCCAAGTACATGCACGACGAAGACAACGCCATCGGGCTCTCTGTCAAGAGCCCCATTGGCAGAGCCTGGCATACATTTGGTGATAAGAAGCTGCTCGACAAGGAGGACATTGCCAACAAGAACGAGGCCTGGAACGCGGTCCGGGCATCTGCTGATGAGATCTACACTGCGTGGAAGACAAAGGTTGTGCCCCAGTATCCCAAGTATGCTGCTTGGAACTATGCCCCGATCTTGAGCGAGGTCTCTAGTATTGTTGCGCCTCTTTTCAGGCCGGATGGTCAGCGACGGGCGGATATCAGGAAGCGCTGCCAGGCGAAGTATACGAACAACTATTGGTATTGGTCGACTGCGTCGGATTGCGCGCTGAGTCGGTTGTGGGATTATCCGATTAAGCCGACGGCGGATTGTAATATCTGA
- a CDS encoding hypothetical protein (COG:T; EggNog:ENOG503P1EH) has protein sequence MEAELVKLRKEVEDAKRRAEVAERRAEEAQRKVRNTTLVEYLKYWHQHLCTTFEVQRDPRLTTAGPASAPHGKLCPTYLRHWDDFDTLQRRTLDSLFTLYPADQKAFPSPHATRTQGQEMSRGKIGDHLVLDHFVGNFVETPVRSIFARLMK, from the coding sequence ATGGAGGCAGAGCTTGTGAAGTTACGAAAGGAAGTTGAGGATGCTAAGCGTCGGGCAGAGGTGGCTGAGCGCCGGGCAGAGGAGGCCCAACGCAAGGTCCGCAACACCACACTTGTCGAGTACCTAAAATATTGGCACCAGCATCTCTGTACCACGTTCGAAGTACAGCGGGATCCCAGGCTTACTACAGCCGGCCCTGCTTCGGCCCCGCATGGCAAGCTTTGTCCTACCTATCTCCGACACTGGGACGACTTTGACACGCTACAACGCCGCACCCTCGACAGCTTATTCACCCTCTACCCGGCCGATCAAAAAGCCTTCCCGAGCCCGCACGCCACCCGAACACAGGGCCAGGAGATGTCGCGTGGCAAGATCGGAGATCACCTGGTGCTCGACCACTTTGTGGGCAACTTCGTTGAGACGCCCGTACGATCCATCTTCGCCCGGCTGATGAAGTAA
- a CDS encoding hypothetical protein (EggNog:ENOG503PYSF) translates to MTTDNSATVPAYLSYLRHQPYLPPAPPIDEKVAPAYWAHQCAVSGKEEWDFWHGGPHTCKHGCGYKTNPTTILRNRDGQQLETIEGENLLEDRFVDWWAICCRCQRWQQNVLPAHPLHGRIQKVNGENCCDHCRNLTTSTSDCTSCLAITKYREVTRTLSGVDIPGAARSRHHQIIITRRQQSRPRFNFGGELFASSTIGDEENKNQKADLEDIEKMKKCRNDEEENGKKEQGKERKGDDEKVSQASG, encoded by the exons ATGACCACCGACAACAGCGCCACCGTGCCGGCCTACCTGTCATACCTACGCCATCAGCCGTACTTGCCGCCCGCTCCACCGATCGACGAGAAAGTCGCGCCGGCCTACTGGGCGCATCAGTGCGCAGTCAGCGGCAAAGAAGAGTG GGACTTTTGGCACGGTGGTCCGCACACCTGCAAACATGGGTGCGGCTACAAGACGAACCCCACCACGATTCTGCGCAACAGAGACGGACAGCAGCTGGAGACCATTGAGGGCGAGAATTTGCTGGAGGATCGTTTCGTGGATTGGTGGGCGATCTGTTGCCGTTGCCAGCGGTGGCAGCAGAATGTATTGCCTGCGCATCCTCTTCATGGACGAATTCAAAAGGTCAATGGAGAAAACTGTTGCGATCACTGTCGCAACTTGACGACGAGCACCAGCGACTGCACAAGCTGTCTTGCAATCACCAAGTACCGCGAAGTCACGCGTACGTTGAGCGGGGTGGATATCCCTGGTGCCGCTCGAAGCCGGCATCACCAGATCATAATCACGAGGCGCCAGCAATCCCGCCCGAGGTTCAATTTTGGGGGCGAATTGTTCGCCAGTTCGACGAttggagatgaagagaatAAGAATCAGAAGGCAGATCTGGAGGATATTGAGAAAATGAAGAAATGCCGAaacgatgaggaggagaatgggaagaaggagcagggcAAGGAACGcaagggggatgatgagaaggtgtCACAGGCGTCTGGTTGA
- a CDS encoding hypothetical protein (EggNog:ENOG503P4Q5; COG:S) — MAKPVFVLLHGAWHSPSCWQRVITELEKASYKAVAPALPSSRSTPPTPDWSKDVETIYQTVSELVKQEDIIMVIHSFSRITGGTALEGLDKDTCISKGLKGGVIRLIYITAFFVPEGFQHSPKGTRDNIIPEMITSLDEGIVTVKPKDVKGMFYQDLNDETVAELAKELRPQSLGAFWSTTTHAAWRYVPTTYILTMGDRPTTVAAAQYLIESAKASGPYKIDIVIKVDIGYSPFISRPEWTAHTLIEEVNRPL, encoded by the coding sequence ATGGCCAAGCCTGTTTTCGTCCTCCTTCACGGTGCGTGGCACAGTCCGAGCTGCTGGCAGCGTGTCATTACCGAGCTCGAAAAGGCCAGCTACAAGGCCGTTGCTCCTGCGTTGCCTTCTTCAAGGtccacaccacccacacccgaCTGGTCCAAGGATGTAGAGACAATCTATCAGACTGTTTCAGAGCTCGTGAAGCAGGAGGATATCATTATGGTCATACATAGCTTCAGCAGAATAACTGGCGGCACAGCACTGGAGGGGCTGGACAAGGATACTTGTATATCCAAAGGGCTGAAGGGAGGCGTGATTAGACTCATTTACATTACAGCCTTTTTTGTTCCGGAAGGTTTCCAACACTCGCCTAAAGGCACGCGAGACAATATAATCCCCGAGATGATTACTAGTCTTGATGAAGGAATCGTTACGGTTAAGCCTAAGGATGTTAAGGGCATGTTTTATCAAGATCTTAACGACGAGACCGTCGCTGAGCTGGCAAAAGAACTACGCCCGCAGAGCCTGGGGGCTTTCTGGAGTACTACCACTCATGCCGCTTGGCGCTATGTCCCGACGACTTACATTCTTACGATGGGCGACAGACCGACCACCGTTGCTGCGGCACAGTACCTTATCGAATCGGCAAAAGCTAGTGGCCCGTACAAGATTGATATTGTTATTAAAGTAGATATTGGTTACTCGCCCTTCATTAGCCGACCCGAGTGGACAGCGCACACACTGATCGAAGAGGTAAACAGGCCACTTTAG